A window of Cryptomeria japonica chromosome 3, Sugi_1.0, whole genome shotgun sequence contains these coding sequences:
- the LOC131048718 gene encoding uncharacterized protein LOC131048718, with product MAHTRSFQQILGLSGMIFVVAVSLMACSIREGMACPQYCLDVAYTTCTSSGDQHLRSYCNCCLVPNGHNCTLHLTDGSHRSC from the exons ATGGCGCACACTAGAAGTTTCCAGCAAATTTTAGGTCTTTCAG GGATGATATTTGTGGTTGCAGTAAGTTTGATGGCATGCTCCATTCGGGAAG GTATGGCATGCCCACAATACTGCTTAGATGTGGCCTATACCACCTGCACATCAAGTGGAGACCAACATCTGCGATCCTACTGCAATTGTTGTCTTGTGCCGAACGGTCACAACTGCACCCTCCATCTCACTGATGGCTCACACAGATCTTGTTGA
- the LOC131048717 gene encoding chaperone protein dnaJ 49 — translation MSLFGRRIKSFCIFPAEYFTSVNSVCKKNSMDDPDMNYTEDQVEAVRKISGTQDYYIILGVDKNSSVHEIRKAYRKLSLKVHPDKNKAPGAEEAFKALSNAFNSLSNAQHRSKLKYQEEEEDGNSSDDEFQFQFQYNRHIIFRSLGGFKLLVLLLQILPMFLLFFVSYFPFLEPNYALQRNGPYQFSKLTKAHGVPFFVKIDYFDKEFPPESSVRVGLEIQVETAYKKLLRHYCHIETQRCEWGLAFQTPHCDKLEQF, via the coding sequence ATGTCTCTCTTTGGGCGACGAATTAAATCTTTTTGTATTTTTCCTGCTGAGTACTTCACTTCTGTAAATTCGGTCTGTAAAAAGAATTCAATGGACGATCCTGATATGAATTACACAGAGGACCAAGTTGAAGCAGTGCGAAAAATCAGTGGCACACAAGATTATTACATCATATTGGGTGTTGATAAGAATTCTTCCGTCCATGAAATACGAAAGGCGTACAGAAAGTTATCGCTAAAGGTTCATCCCGACAAGAACAAAGCCCCTGGTGCAGAGGAAGCTTTCAAGGCACTTTCTAATGCATTCAATTCTCTAAGCAATGCCCAACACAGATCAAAATTAAAATAccaagaggaggaagaggatggcAATTCATCAGATGACGAGTTCCAGTTCCAGTTCCAGTACAATCGGCACATCATTTTCAGATCTTTAGGTGGCTTCAAATTACTGGTGCTCTTGTTACAGATTCTACCCATGTTTTTACTGTTTTTTGTTAGTTATTTTCCCTTTTTGGAACCCAATTATGCATTGCAACGAAATGGACCTTATCAATTTAGTAAGCTTACTAAGGCACACGGGGTGCCCTTTTTTGTCAAAATAGACTACTTTGATAAGGAGTTTCCTCCAGAGAGTTCCGTCAGAGTAGGTCTTGAGATTCAGGTTGAGACGGCTTACAAGAAGCTTCTTAGACATTACTGCCATATTGAGACGCAGAGATGTGAATGGGGTCTTGCTTTCCAGACTCCTCATTGTGATAAGCTTGAGCAATTTTAG